One Gemmatimonadota bacterium DNA window includes the following coding sequences:
- a CDS encoding ABC transporter permease codes for MLNLVIKRLLWMIPTMVIISFISFSIIQLPPGDYLTSYIAALGETGETVDEAQAAALRARYNLDQPFMVQYWRWLKGMVQGDLGMSFEWNRPVTELIGERILLTSIISIVTLLVTWALAIPVGIYSAVKQYSLPDYCFTFLGFIGLATPNFLLALIFMYIGYSVFGVSAGGLFSPEYQSAAWSFGKFLDLLWHLWIPVIVIGTSGTAGLIRVMRGNLLDELRKQYVMTARAKGVRYWVLLMRYPVRVALNPLVSTVGWVLPGIVSGATITSVVLGLPTTGPLLLRALMNQDMYLAGSMVMMLSLLTLVGTLISDILLLWLDPRIRYEEGEH; via the coding sequence ATGCTAAATTTGGTGATTAAACGCCTGTTGTGGATGATTCCCACGATGGTAATCATCTCATTTATTTCGTTTTCAATTATCCAGCTTCCTCCGGGGGATTATCTCACGTCGTATATTGCTGCGCTGGGTGAGACGGGGGAGACGGTGGATGAGGCACAGGCTGCGGCACTGCGGGCGCGGTACAATCTCGATCAGCCCTTTATGGTGCAATACTGGCGGTGGTTGAAAGGTATGGTGCAGGGCGATTTGGGGATGTCGTTTGAGTGGAATCGCCCCGTGACAGAGCTGATTGGCGAACGCATTTTGCTGACGTCTATTATTTCGATTGTGACGCTACTGGTGACGTGGGCACTGGCGATTCCGGTTGGGATTTATTCGGCTGTGAAGCAGTATTCACTGCCGGATTATTGTTTTACGTTTTTGGGCTTTATCGGGCTTGCAACGCCCAATTTTTTGCTCGCGCTCATTTTTATGTACATCGGGTATTCCGTGTTTGGGGTGAGTGCAGGCGGTCTGTTTTCACCGGAGTATCAGAGTGCGGCGTGGTCCTTTGGCAAATTTCTCGATTTGCTCTGGCATTTGTGGATCCCTGTGATTGTGATTGGCACGTCGGGTACGGCGGGGTTGATACGGGTGATGCGGGGCAATTTGCTGGATGAATTGCGGAAACAATACGTGATGACTGCCCGCGCCAAAGGCGTGCGCTACTGGGTGTTGCTGATGCGGTATCCGGTGCGTGTGGCGCTCAATCCGCTCGTCAGTACTGTGGGATGGGTTTTGCCGGGTATTGTGTCTGGGGCGACGATTACGTCGGTGGTGTTGGGGTTGCCGACGACGGGACCGCTGTTATTGCGCGCGCTTATGAATCAGGATATGTATCTGGCGGGCAGTATGGTGATGATGTTGAGCCTGTTGACGCTTGTCGGTACGCTCATTTCAGACATTTTGTTGTTGTGGCTCGATCCGCGCATTCGATACGAAGAGGGAGAGCATTAG
- a CDS encoding ABC transporter ATP-binding protein: MDHVLTINNLKTHFFLDEGTVRAVDGVTMDIPRGKTMGIVGESGCGKSVTAFSALRLVSSPGRIVEGEIVLHRPDREIYLTDLDEEGEDIRAIRGHEIAMIFQEPMTSLSPVHTVGFQIVEAIRLHLDLRGEEARSLAVNMLDRVGIPDAERRFAQYPHEMSGGMRQRVMIAMALSCRPSLLIADEPTTALDVTIQAQILDLMRDLQDEFQMSIMLITHDLGVVAEMSDEVAVMYMGRIVEHAATEEIFENPKHPYTQALMQSIPGMTRARKTRLQTIRGSVPDPYTQLQGCPFHPRCEVAQDGVCNAGDRPELLAVGDGHGVACVLYE, translated from the coding sequence TTGGACCATGTGTTGACCATAAATAATTTGAAGACGCACTTTTTTCTCGATGAGGGAACGGTTCGCGCTGTGGATGGCGTGACGATGGATATTCCCCGGGGAAAGACGATGGGTATTGTGGGGGAGAGTGGGTGCGGGAAGAGTGTGACGGCTTTTTCGGCATTGCGCCTGGTGTCATCACCCGGGCGGATTGTGGAGGGCGAGATTGTTTTGCATCGTCCCGACCGCGAGATTTATTTGACGGATCTGGACGAGGAGGGCGAGGATATTCGCGCGATTCGCGGGCACGAGATTGCGATGATTTTTCAGGAGCCGATGACGTCGCTGAGTCCGGTGCATACGGTGGGGTTTCAAATTGTGGAGGCGATTCGGCTGCATCTCGATTTGCGGGGTGAAGAAGCGCGGTCACTCGCCGTAAATATGCTGGATCGGGTTGGGATTCCGGATGCGGAGCGGCGGTTTGCACAATATCCGCACGAGATGAGCGGTGGGATGCGACAGCGCGTGATGATTGCCATGGCGCTTTCGTGCCGTCCATCACTGTTGATTGCCGATGAACCCACGACGGCATTAGATGTCACGATTCAGGCACAGATACTGGATTTGATGCGCGATTTGCAAGACGAATTTCAGATGTCGATTATGTTGATTACACACGATTTGGGTGTGGTCGCAGAGATGTCAGATGAGGTTGCGGTGATGTATATGGGGCGCATTGTGGAACACGCGGCGACAGAGGAGATTTTTGAAAATCCCAAACACCCCTATACACAGGCGCTGATGCAATCTATCCCGGGAATGACCCGGGCGAGAAAGACGCGGTTGCAGACGATCAGGGGGTCCGTGCCCGATCCCTATACGCAATTGCAGGGGTGTCCTTTTCATCCGCGATGTGAAGTGGCGCAGGATGGGGTGTGCAATGCGGGCGATAGGCCAGAATTGCTCGCTGTTGGAGATGGGCATGGGGTTGCGTGTGTGTTGTACGAATAG
- a CDS encoding dipeptide ABC transporter ATP-binding protein — protein sequence MCAMREQNALLRVRDLRKHFPITRGFFNTVVGQVKAVDGVSFDLFEGECLGLVGESGSGKTTVGRTILRAIAPTAGEVWFRKDSEEVDVARAPHDVLKSLRRDMQMIFQDPYASLNPRMTVLDIIGEPLLVNGVADRHERETRVRELLAQVGLNPHFLRRYPHAFSGGQRQRIGIARALALHPRLIVADEPVSALDVSVQAQVLNLLQELQEKFGLTYLFVAHDLSVVRHISDRVAVMYVGKVVELAPVDQLFQSPAHPYTEALLSAVPNPDPKRKKKRVLLSGEVADPGNTPSGCAFHPRCPYAEDQCKEEVPELREIAPGHAVRCHLSDVLQLEGMAG from the coding sequence ATGTGCGCGATGCGTGAACAGAATGCCCTGTTGCGGGTGCGCGATCTAAGAAAGCATTTTCCTATTACGCGTGGTTTTTTCAATACGGTTGTCGGCCAGGTCAAAGCCGTAGATGGCGTGAGTTTTGATTTGTTTGAGGGTGAGTGCCTGGGACTGGTAGGGGAAAGTGGATCGGGTAAAACAACGGTTGGGCGCACGATTTTGCGGGCGATAGCCCCCACGGCTGGCGAGGTGTGGTTCCGCAAGGATAGCGAGGAGGTCGATGTTGCACGGGCGCCTCACGATGTGCTCAAGTCATTGCGCCGAGATATGCAGATGATTTTTCAAGATCCCTATGCTTCTTTGAATCCGCGTATGACGGTGCTCGATATTATTGGTGAACCGCTGCTGGTCAATGGGGTCGCAGATCGCCACGAACGGGAGACGCGCGTGCGGGAATTGCTCGCTCAGGTGGGGTTGAATCCCCATTTTTTGCGGCGGTATCCACACGCTTTTAGCGGGGGGCAGCGGCAGCGTATTGGCATTGCGAGGGCACTGGCATTGCATCCCAGGTTGATCGTGGCGGATGAACCCGTTTCCGCGCTGGATGTCTCTGTGCAGGCGCAGGTGCTCAATTTGCTTCAGGAGTTGCAAGAAAAGTTCGGGTTGACGTATTTGTTTGTCGCGCACGATTTGAGTGTGGTGCGCCATATTTCCGACCGCGTGGCGGTGATGTATGTGGGTAAGGTTGTGGAATTGGCTCCGGTTGATCAGCTTTTTCAAAGTCCGGCGCATCCCTATACCGAGGCACTTTTGTCGGCGGTGCCCAATCCAGATCCCAAACGAAAGAAGAAGCGCGTTTTGCTGTCTGGCGAGGTAGCGGATCCCGGGAATACGCCTTCGGGATGCGCGTTTCATCCGCGCTGTCCTTATGCTGAGGATCAATGTAAGGAGGAAGTTCCAGAATTGCGCGAGATCGCGCCAGGGCATGCGGTGCGCTGTCATTTGAGCGATGTATTGCAGTTGGAAGGTATGGCTGGGTAG
- a CDS encoding ferredoxin--NADP reductase, producing MPKDELNAVVTQRLEVTPDLIILRVVPDGWELPAFEAGQFGVIGLPPEAPRTEYSDPVEDYEKPQRGLIRRAYSIASSSVATEYLEFYITLVRSGALTPRLFALEIGDRLWLGPKITGMFTLQDVPPNKNVVMVATGTGLAPYMSMLRTYLKENTERRFVVLHGARHSWDLGYRSELEMMQDLCANFIYIPQISRPANEHVAWSGYTGYVQNLWTDGPLDEVWGGHPTPEDTHVFVCGNPYMCDDVTEILISEGFKEHKRRDPGQIHIERYW from the coding sequence TTGCCGAAGGATGAACTCAATGCCGTTGTGACACAACGTCTCGAAGTGACCCCCGATTTGATTATTCTTCGCGTTGTGCCCGACGGATGGGAATTGCCAGCTTTTGAAGCCGGACAATTTGGCGTGATCGGATTGCCTCCCGAGGCACCCCGCACAGAGTATTCAGATCCTGTCGAAGATTATGAGAAGCCGCAGAGAGGTTTGATCCGGCGGGCGTATTCTATTGCATCTTCTTCGGTGGCAACAGAGTACCTCGAGTTTTATATCACCCTGGTGAGGTCGGGGGCGTTGACGCCCAGGTTATTCGCACTCGAAATTGGCGATCGCCTCTGGTTGGGGCCAAAAATTACGGGTATGTTTACGCTGCAAGATGTTCCGCCAAATAAAAATGTCGTGATGGTGGCGACGGGTACGGGCTTGGCGCCTTATATGAGTATGTTGCGGACTTATTTGAAAGAAAACACAGAGCGGCGTTTTGTGGTGTTGCACGGGGCGCGACATTCATGGGACTTGGGGTATCGATCAGAGTTGGAGATGATGCAGGATTTATGCGCTAATTTTATTTATATCCCCCAGATTAGCCGTCCGGCAAATGAGCATGTGGCGTGGAGCGGATATACGGGTTATGTGCAGAATTTGTGGACAGATGGTCCGCTCGATGAGGTCTGGGGGGGACATCCCACACCGGAAGATACGCATGTGTTTGTATGCGGTAATCCCTATATGTGCGATGATGTGACAGAAATTTTGATTTCAGAGGGTTTTAAGGAGCATAAACGGAGAGATCCCGGGCAGATACATATAGAACGCTATTGGTGA
- a CDS encoding ABC transporter permease: protein MAMPRREEVVEQDVLTGETEAYAASQWQLMWWKFRKHHLAMAAGMVIVALYVVAVFCEFLAPYTLNHRQVAYAFAPPQRLQFVSDEGVHFWPFVYGIKGVRHPETLRKFYIEDRSQRYAVRLFVRGAPYRFWGLFETDIHLFGVDDGGTLFLLGTDHLGRDLLSRIIYGSRISLTIGLVGVTLSFVFGLVIGVVSGYYGGWIDNLIQRGIEILRSFPSIPLWMALAAALPSSWSPLQIYMGITVVLSFIGWTGLARQVRGKILSLREEDFATAALLAGASRWRIMTRHLLPSFMSHIIVSLTLAVPGMILGETSLSFLGLGLRPPVTSWGVLLKEAQNVQAVAFQPWLLTPVIFVIITVLAFNFVGDGLRDAADPYSR, encoded by the coding sequence ATGGCTATGCCCAGACGAGAAGAGGTGGTCGAGCAAGATGTGCTGACCGGGGAAACGGAGGCTTATGCCGCGTCTCAGTGGCAGTTGATGTGGTGGAAGTTTCGCAAGCACCACCTGGCGATGGCTGCGGGTATGGTTATTGTCGCGCTTTATGTGGTGGCTGTGTTTTGCGAGTTTTTGGCGCCTTATACGCTCAATCATCGGCAGGTTGCCTATGCGTTTGCTCCGCCCCAGCGTTTGCAATTTGTGTCGGATGAGGGCGTGCATTTCTGGCCGTTTGTGTATGGGATCAAGGGCGTGCGACATCCGGAAACGCTTCGGAAGTTCTATATCGAAGACCGCTCGCAACGCTATGCCGTACGGTTGTTTGTGCGAGGCGCACCCTATCGGTTCTGGGGCTTGTTTGAGACGGATATCCATCTTTTTGGCGTTGATGATGGGGGGACGCTTTTTCTGTTGGGTACGGATCATCTCGGGCGGGATTTGCTTTCGAGGATTATTTACGGTTCGCGCATTTCGCTGACGATAGGGCTGGTGGGGGTGACACTGAGTTTTGTGTTTGGTCTGGTGATCGGCGTGGTGTCCGGGTACTACGGGGGTTGGATCGACAATCTCATTCAGCGCGGGATTGAGATTCTCAGGTCTTTTCCGTCTATTCCGCTGTGGATGGCTCTGGCCGCGGCGCTGCCTTCATCGTGGTCGCCCTTGCAAATCTATATGGGCATTACGGTTGTGTTGTCCTTTATTGGGTGGACGGGTTTGGCGCGGCAGGTGCGCGGGAAAATTTTGTCGTTGCGCGAAGAGGATTTTGCAACTGCTGCGCTGCTTGCCGGCGCGAGTCGCTGGCGGATTATGACGCGGCATTTGCTGCCTTCGTTTATGAGCCATATTATCGTGAGTTTGACGCTCGCTGTGCCGGGTATGATTTTGGGCGAGACTTCGCTGAGTTTTCTCGGTCTTGGGCTGCGTCCGCCGGTGACGAGTTGGGGCGTGCTGTTGAAAGAGGCGCAAAATGTTCAGGCTGTGGCTTTTCAGCCGTGGCTTTTGACGCCTGTGATTTTTGTAATTATTACTGTGCTCGCATTTAATTTTGTCGGCGACGGTCTGCGCGACGCCGCCGATCCTTATTCACGTTAG
- a CDS encoding NAD(P)/FAD-dependent oxidoreductase, which produces MGEDITTDAIVLGAGHNGLILQAYLCRAGLDVICLERTDKPGGGLATVEDPRYPGFLHNTHSFFHRAITQMPWFDDLHLERYGARYIEPELNVALVLRNGDVLKWYTDFERTEDSFARFSKRDAQTLRRWRNAFDPVVRNILSVEAQAPPLPQALRRKILSQSREGKMLLEVSALSPLEFVNREFEHPVIRAGLLFFNGLREVDLRAAGFGHHIPALLASKGKAQMCVGGSAGLARALIAAISEMGGEIWLQTVPGRIVVEDNRVRGVETTDGKYIKAPVVVSSLNPHQTFLDLIDREALPGMWQNRVERFQYNVLAPLFALHLNLGESPRYRAVEKHPEVADSLMVILGLEHADQYGDIVAHHEKGTIPPTVMWGACPTHFDTTQAPLGKHTAFMWQKLPFHLYGDSANWDSQRDVVGRDMLDMWSEYAPNLKDCVIDSFVRSPLDVERALPNMRDGDLLVGAFTNGQTGYNRPFPGAGHYRGYFEGLYLCGSCCHPGGNVTGLPGYNAAQVIHSDLGITASWIPEPVDVRLGG; this is translated from the coding sequence ATGGGAGAGGATATAACGACTGATGCGATTGTGCTGGGTGCCGGGCACAATGGCCTCATTTTGCAGGCGTATTTGTGTCGCGCAGGACTCGATGTGATTTGCCTGGAGCGAACGGATAAACCCGGAGGCGGGCTGGCGACTGTTGAAGACCCCCGTTATCCGGGTTTTTTGCACAATACGCATTCTTTTTTTCATCGCGCCATCACGCAAATGCCGTGGTTTGACGATTTGCACCTGGAACGGTATGGCGCGCGCTATATTGAACCCGAACTGAATGTGGCGCTTGTGCTGCGAAATGGCGATGTGCTGAAATGGTACACGGATTTTGAACGCACTGAAGACAGTTTTGCACGGTTTAGCAAAAGGGATGCACAGACACTTCGGCGATGGCGCAATGCGTTTGACCCCGTTGTGAGAAATATTCTGTCTGTAGAGGCACAGGCGCCGCCTTTGCCGCAGGCGTTGAGGCGAAAAATTTTGTCGCAGTCCCGAGAGGGGAAGATGTTGCTCGAAGTCAGCGCGCTTTCTCCGCTGGAGTTTGTGAATCGGGAATTTGAACACCCGGTTATTCGGGCTGGATTGTTGTTTTTCAATGGTCTGCGCGAAGTGGATTTGCGCGCCGCGGGATTTGGACACCATATACCGGCTTTGCTGGCGAGCAAGGGGAAAGCTCAGATGTGTGTGGGTGGATCCGCGGGGCTGGCGCGCGCACTAATTGCTGCTATTTCTGAGATGGGTGGGGAGATATGGTTGCAAACTGTACCCGGGCGCATTGTGGTGGAGGATAATCGCGTTAGAGGTGTTGAAACGACGGATGGGAAGTATATTAAAGCGCCTGTGGTTGTGTCCAGCTTGAATCCCCATCAGACGTTTCTCGATTTGATTGACCGCGAGGCATTGCCCGGGATGTGGCAAAACCGGGTCGAGAGATTTCAGTACAATGTGCTGGCTCCGCTGTTCGCACTCCATTTGAATTTGGGTGAATCGCCGCGTTATCGCGCTGTGGAAAAACATCCGGAGGTGGCGGATTCGCTGATGGTTATTCTGGGGCTGGAACACGCGGATCAATATGGGGATATTGTTGCCCACCACGAAAAGGGAACGATTCCGCCGACTGTGATGTGGGGCGCGTGTCCAACGCATTTTGACACAACGCAGGCTCCTTTGGGAAAACACACGGCGTTTATGTGGCAGAAGTTGCCGTTTCACCTGTATGGCGATTCTGCAAACTGGGATAGTCAGCGGGATGTGGTTGGTCGCGATATGCTGGATATGTGGTCTGAATACGCGCCTAATTTGAAGGATTGCGTGATCGATTCTTTTGTTCGCAGTCCGCTGGATGTCGAACGCGCATTGCCCAATATGCGGGATGGGGATTTGCTCGTGGGTGCGTTTACAAATGGGCAGACGGGTTATAACCGTCCTTTTCCCGGTGCCGGGCATTATCGGGGATATTTTGAAGGGCTGTATCTTTGCGGGTCGTGCTGTCATCCCGGTGGCAATGTGACCGGTTTGCCGGGTTATAATGCAGCACAGGTTATTCACAGCGATCTGGGTATTACTGCTTCCTGGATACCTGAGCCTGTGGATGTGAGATTGGGGGGATAA
- a CDS encoding ABC transporter substrate-binding protein, with amino-acid sequence MGIKVWIALIGVFASFVLLVQGMGYVAFYLSPRDPDAIQRASEFEAVMGSLVRAPEDGVVPVVQADGARDLEAVMADVEIPNRHPEATGAVHRVVEWSGGRLGEAPMLAQRVREGILPPVPERLPEDPLVIVPPQQHGPYGGTWTRFATGPRDVGIVEARFAYEGLVRWDAMAQEVIPNLAVRWEIADGGRSFIFFLRKGVRWSDGHPFTVDDLIFWYEDVLQNEEITPVVPRDFKRGGRVMGLEKVDDYTVRFTFLEPNGLFVVKLASGRGYEMLRYPAHYMKQFHPKYTSLEKLEAMSEAAGFDLWKQLFEDMRDWRNPDIPRLWPWIVVAPPPARPAVLERNPYYWKVDPDGNQLPYIDRMTFEIFDPETINLKAINGEIGMQGRHLQFQNYPLFMEGRKKGDYRVVHWINGSAGSNILALNLNHRDPEMKRIIGDHRFRKALSLALNRDELNEADYFGIGKPRQVCPPPSSPFYDADYERAYIEYDPDRANVLLDEMGLKRGRNGMRLRADGAPIKLYIETTSLNNRILELVASYWTAVGVHSEVKEEARQLFYERKKGLLHDVGVWGGSDEQIAVLDPRWLVPFSDESVHAVDYARWYRTEKKRGEEPPRDMRRCIELFWEIEKTIDEEEQIRLMGEIIDLNRKNLWVIGTVGALPSFYLVKNSFRNVPEVAMSGWAFRTPGNTAVECYAIEE; translated from the coding sequence ATGGGAATTAAAGTGTGGATCGCGCTTATCGGTGTTTTTGCCAGTTTTGTGCTTCTGGTGCAGGGGATGGGATATGTCGCGTTTTACCTTTCGCCACGCGATCCGGATGCTATACAACGGGCATCGGAATTTGAGGCTGTGATGGGCAGTCTGGTGCGTGCGCCCGAGGATGGTGTTGTGCCTGTGGTGCAGGCAGATGGGGCGCGGGACCTTGAAGCAGTGATGGCGGATGTTGAGATTCCCAATCGCCATCCCGAGGCAACGGGGGCGGTGCATCGGGTGGTAGAATGGTCGGGTGGACGATTGGGTGAAGCGCCTATGCTCGCCCAGCGGGTGCGAGAAGGGATCCTGCCGCCGGTACCGGAACGCCTGCCGGAAGATCCTCTTGTTATTGTACCGCCGCAACAGCATGGGCCTTATGGTGGGACGTGGACGCGGTTTGCCACTGGTCCCCGCGATGTGGGTATTGTCGAAGCCCGGTTTGCGTATGAAGGGTTGGTGCGGTGGGATGCGATGGCGCAGGAGGTGATCCCCAATCTGGCAGTGCGGTGGGAGATTGCCGATGGGGGGCGCAGTTTTATATTTTTTTTGCGAAAAGGGGTCAGGTGGTCAGACGGGCATCCGTTTACGGTTGATGATTTGATTTTCTGGTATGAGGATGTGTTGCAAAATGAGGAGATAACGCCTGTTGTTCCGCGCGATTTTAAACGGGGTGGCCGGGTGATGGGGTTGGAGAAGGTCGATGATTATACGGTGCGGTTCACGTTTTTGGAACCCAATGGGTTGTTTGTTGTGAAGTTGGCGTCGGGGCGCGGTTATGAGATGTTGCGCTATCCCGCCCATTATATGAAGCAATTTCATCCGAAGTACACGTCTTTGGAAAAGCTTGAGGCGATGAGTGAGGCTGCGGGATTTGATTTGTGGAAGCAGCTTTTTGAAGATATGCGCGATTGGCGCAATCCGGATATCCCGCGTTTGTGGCCATGGATTGTGGTTGCGCCACCGCCTGCGCGCCCGGCAGTTCTGGAGCGCAATCCCTATTATTGGAAGGTCGATCCCGATGGAAATCAACTGCCGTACATCGACCGCATGACCTTTGAGATTTTTGATCCTGAAACGATTAATCTCAAGGCGATCAACGGGGAAATAGGCATGCAGGGGCGGCACCTTCAGTTCCAGAATTATCCGCTGTTTATGGAGGGGAGAAAGAAGGGCGATTATCGGGTTGTGCATTGGATCAATGGATCGGCGGGGTCAAATATCCTGGCGTTGAATTTGAATCACCGCGATCCGGAAATGAAGAGGATTATCGGGGATCATCGCTTTCGAAAAGCCCTATCACTCGCGCTGAATCGCGATGAATTAAACGAGGCGGATTATTTTGGGATTGGGAAGCCGCGACAAGTGTGTCCGCCGCCATCGTCGCCGTTTTACGATGCGGATTACGAGCGTGCATATATCGAATACGATCCGGACCGCGCAAATGTATTGCTCGACGAGATGGGTTTGAAGCGCGGGAGAAATGGCATGCGACTGCGGGCAGATGGGGCACCTATTAAGCTCTATATTGAGACGACGTCTCTGAACAATCGCATTCTGGAACTGGTGGCGAGTTATTGGACTGCGGTGGGGGTGCATTCAGAAGTCAAGGAAGAAGCGCGGCAGTTATTTTACGAGCGCAAAAAGGGTTTGTTGCACGATGTTGGCGTGTGGGGCGGGTCAGATGAGCAGATCGCTGTTCTGGATCCGCGCTGGCTCGTTCCATTTAGCGATGAGTCTGTACACGCGGTGGATTATGCGCGCTGGTATCGCACGGAAAAAAAACGCGGCGAAGAACCCCCCAGAGATATGCGGCGGTGTATTGAGTTGTTTTGGGAGATTGAGAAGACGATTGACGAAGAGGAACAGATCAGGCTTATGGGAGAAATTATCGATTTGAATCGGAAGAATTTATGGGTTATCGGCACGGTGGGGGCATTGCCCTCGTTTTATCTGGTCAAAAATTCATTTCGCAATGTGCCCGAGGTCGCGATGTCCGGCTGGGCATTTCGCACGCCCGGTAATACGGCGGTTGAGTGTTATGCGATTGAGGAATAG
- a CDS encoding Ldh family oxidoreductase — MLVNGRLWPDCDLGGECMPVLDVERLKGACTQVFEGAGLGAEEARQIAHSLVLSNLMGHDSHGVIRLVQYVQALEEGRVHAGQEIAVVREADASAVVDGGWGFGQTVCHQAMALAMEKAKQRSVAVVELFNSGHIGRLGEYVEVAAEAEMIGIVMCNNHGGGLLQHPFGGIDARMSPNPIAVGIPTGGDFPIVVDLTTSVVAEGKIRVKRNLGESLPEGWVIDAEGDPTTDPAKFYGPPRGVILPFGGISAHKGYALSVVVDVLSGALGGGGCSREGGLSGGNGVFIMALDIGAFVGRDQFRDEMQSFVQFLKSARLAPGFDEILMPGEMEARMRREKEARGVDIDDETWRQICETGQAVGITLA, encoded by the coding sequence ATGCTCGTTAATGGTAGATTATGGCCCGATTGCGATTTGGGAGGAGAGTGTATGCCTGTTCTGGATGTTGAGAGGCTCAAAGGGGCCTGTACACAGGTGTTTGAAGGCGCGGGTCTGGGCGCGGAAGAAGCGCGCCAGATTGCGCATTCGCTGGTGTTGTCCAATTTGATGGGGCACGATTCCCACGGTGTGATTCGCCTGGTGCAATACGTTCAGGCACTCGAGGAAGGGCGCGTGCATGCAGGGCAAGAGATCGCGGTTGTGCGCGAGGCCGATGCTTCGGCGGTTGTCGATGGTGGTTGGGGGTTTGGACAAACGGTTTGCCATCAGGCTATGGCACTGGCAATGGAGAAAGCAAAACAGCGGTCGGTTGCCGTGGTCGAACTTTTCAATAGCGGGCATATTGGACGTTTGGGCGAATATGTGGAGGTCGCTGCCGAGGCCGAGATGATTGGCATTGTGATGTGCAACAATCACGGCGGGGGATTGCTTCAGCATCCGTTTGGCGGCATTGACGCGCGCATGTCGCCCAATCCCATTGCCGTGGGCATTCCCACGGGGGGCGATTTTCCAATTGTCGTGGATTTGACCACGAGTGTTGTCGCGGAGGGGAAAATTCGGGTGAAGCGCAATTTGGGGGAATCGCTGCCCGAAGGCTGGGTTATTGATGCAGAGGGTGATCCGACGACGGATCCGGCAAAGTTTTACGGTCCTCCCAGAGGGGTTATTTTGCCTTTTGGCGGGATTTCCGCGCATAAGGGCTACGCGCTCTCTGTGGTGGTCGATGTTTTGTCTGGCGCACTCGGTGGCGGTGGTTGCAGTCGCGAAGGTGGACTTTCCGGTGGCAATGGGGTGTTTATTATGGCGCTGGATATTGGGGCTTTTGTCGGACGCGATCAATTTCGCGATGAGATGCAATCATTTGTTCAGTTTTTGAAGAGTGCCCGGCTCGCGCCCGGGTTTGATGAAATTTTGATGCCAGGTGAGATGGAAGCGCGCATGCGGCGGGAGAAAGAAGCCCGTGGTGTAGATATAGATGATGAGACCTGGCGACAGATTTGCGAAACAGGACAGGCAGTTGGTATAACCTTAGCTTAA
- a CDS encoding VOC family protein: MKVEHIAFVVDDPDVVAKWYCDNLGMRVVRQGPPPIKMTFVADSEGETMYELYHQPEVETPDYASMHHLALHFAYATEDIEADFARLKAAGATVVQEPEPTDAGDTLAMLRDPWGVCVQLVHRKEKML, from the coding sequence ATGAAGGTTGAACACATTGCTTTTGTGGTTGATGATCCCGATGTGGTTGCAAAGTGGTATTGCGATAATCTGGGTATGCGCGTTGTGCGCCAGGGGCCACCACCCATCAAGATGACGTTTGTGGCGGATTCGGAAGGGGAGACGATGTACGAGCTTTATCACCAGCCAGAGGTGGAGACGCCAGATTATGCTTCGATGCACCATCTGGCACTGCATTTTGCTTATGCGACCGAGGATATTGAGGCCGATTTCGCGCGATTGAAAGCCGCGGGTGCAACGGTTGTGCAGGAACCCGAACCCACGGATGCAGGGGATACGCTGGCGATGCTGCGCGATCCCTGGGGCGTTTGCGTGCAACTGGTGCATCGCAAAGAGAAGATGCTTTGA